A DNA window from Brenneria izadpanahii contains the following coding sequences:
- a CDS encoding glycosyltransferase family 8 protein — protein sequence MYFNKEMIIDRTIKIIGDETDDAFLNIAYGIDKNFIFGAAISATSIIINNKIPLFFHFFTDYVDDDIIRRFQSMASKFHVNIHIYKVNTKLLDDLPQNRWPCSAYFRLIAFDYLSDTVDTLLYLDADVMCKSNLAELQQLDFKSSICAIVPDITETQEQCAIRLARPDIKEHYFNSGVMFTHLKNWELNQLTQKTLSFIKENTALKYPDQDALNVLLHGKTIILPRKFNCIYSIKSELKDKTHQAYKKIINDESVFIHYVGTTKPWSEWGQYPSTLFFNQAYHQSTWSDIPLAEPVTPLQWKKKSKHEMKKRKYIKGIASRIKYLIEKQNNNN from the coding sequence ATGTATTTTAATAAAGAAATGATTATCGATAGAACCATAAAAATTATAGGCGACGAGACCGACGATGCTTTTTTAAACATTGCCTATGGCATAGATAAAAACTTCATTTTCGGCGCGGCGATTTCTGCAACATCAATAATCATTAACAATAAAATACCTTTATTCTTTCATTTCTTCACTGATTATGTGGATGACGACATCATCCGTAGATTCCAATCTATGGCCAGCAAATTCCACGTCAATATCCATATATACAAAGTCAATACAAAACTGTTAGACGATCTTCCTCAAAATAGATGGCCATGTTCAGCTTATTTTAGGCTCATCGCTTTTGATTATTTAAGCGACACTGTTGATACCTTACTATATTTAGATGCTGATGTAATGTGCAAAAGCAATCTTGCTGAATTGCAACAACTCGACTTTAAGTCTTCTATCTGCGCGATCGTCCCTGATATTACCGAGACTCAGGAACAATGTGCGATCCGATTGGCAAGGCCAGATATTAAAGAGCATTACTTCAACTCAGGCGTTATGTTTACCCATTTGAAAAACTGGGAGCTTAATCAACTAACGCAAAAGACATTATCATTTATTAAAGAAAATACGGCGCTTAAATATCCCGATCAAGATGCGCTGAATGTGCTTCTCCATGGGAAAACCATTATTCTTCCCCGTAAATTCAACTGTATCTATAGCATTAAAAGCGAACTAAAAGACAAGACTCATCAAGCCTATAAAAAAATCATCAATGATGAAAGCGTGTTTATTCATTACGTCGGGACAACCAAGCCATGGAGTGAATGGGGACAATATCCTTCAACGTTATTTTTCAATCAGGCTTATCACCAATCAACATGGAGCGATATCCCCCTTGCCGAGCCTGTAACTCCACTCCAATGGAAGAAAAAGTCAAAACATGAAATGAAAAAAAGAAAATATATAAAAGGGATCGCTAGCAGAATAAAATATCTTATTGAAAAGCAGAACAACAATAATTAA
- the waaO gene encoding lipopolysaccharide 3-alpha-galactosyltransferase has translation MYFKKNDVITETVSFSFSPSHPDNDVLNITFGTDKNFLFGCAVSIASILLKNSNQPLSFHVFTDTLDQENRARFNALAKQYNTSITLYIVNCGWLKRLPSTKNWSYAIYFRFIAVDYFYNQLNKIVYLDSDIVCNGSLQQLAKLDIDNYIVAAVTEGESAWWEKSARRLETPAIKNGYFNSGFLLINVDNWHRNDITKKTMLMLTDKEIAGKVSYPDQDILNILLPGHILFLDKKYNTQFSINYELKCKAGETYPHPINDDTVFIHYIGPTKPWHEWAEYPSSRYFYTAKDNSPWESIPLEKATSANQLRYCAKHYFHKKKILSSFISYLKYFIKKLSLR, from the coding sequence ATGTATTTCAAAAAAAATGATGTGATTACAGAAACCGTTAGTTTCTCATTTTCTCCTTCACATCCTGACAATGATGTCCTGAATATTACTTTCGGCACGGATAAAAACTTTTTATTTGGCTGTGCGGTTTCGATTGCTTCCATTCTGCTGAAGAATAGTAACCAACCTCTTTCTTTTCATGTATTTACAGATACTCTTGATCAAGAAAACCGCGCGCGGTTCAACGCTCTGGCAAAACAATATAATACGTCTATAACGTTGTATATCGTCAACTGCGGCTGGCTGAAGCGTCTCCCCAGCACCAAGAACTGGTCATATGCTATCTATTTTCGCTTTATTGCCGTTGATTATTTTTACAATCAGCTAAATAAAATCGTCTACCTGGATTCGGATATTGTCTGCAACGGTTCGCTGCAACAGTTAGCCAAGCTGGATATAGATAATTATATCGTCGCTGCGGTGACTGAGGGTGAGAGCGCCTGGTGGGAAAAAAGCGCTCGCCGGCTGGAAACGCCCGCAATCAAAAACGGTTATTTTAACTCCGGTTTTTTGCTGATTAATGTGGATAACTGGCACCGGAACGATATCACTAAGAAAACGATGCTCATGCTGACAGATAAGGAAATTGCCGGCAAGGTTTCCTATCCCGATCAGGACATTTTAAACATCCTGCTCCCCGGTCATATCTTATTTCTTGATAAAAAATATAATACGCAGTTCAGTATCAACTATGAATTAAAATGTAAAGCTGGGGAGACGTATCCTCATCCCATAAATGACGATACCGTATTTATTCATTATATAGGACCAACCAAGCCGTGGCATGAATGGGCGGAATATCCTAGCTCGCGTTATTTCTATACCGCCAAGGATAATTCCCCCTGGGAAAGCATCCCGCTGGAAAAAGCGACATCAGCAAATCAACTCAGGTATTGCGCCAAACATTACTTCCATAAGAAAAAAATCCTATCATCGTTTATCAGTTATCTTAAATATTTCATCAAGAAACTATCTTTACGGTAA
- the coaD gene encoding pantetheine-phosphate adenylyltransferase: MTTKAIYPGTFDPLTNGHLDLLTRASSMFDHLVLAIAASPSKNTLFTLDERVTLAKGVTQHLPNVEVIGFSELMVHFAQRQKANILVRGLRAVSDFEYELQLAKMNHHLMPTLESVFLMPSEEWSFISSSLVKEVARHGGDVSHFLPKSIAAALKKKLA, from the coding sequence ATGACAACTAAAGCCATTTACCCCGGTACTTTTGATCCGCTAACCAACGGTCATTTGGATCTGCTTACCCGCGCATCAAGCATGTTCGACCATCTGGTGCTGGCGATTGCCGCCAGCCCAAGCAAAAATACGTTATTTACGCTTGATGAACGAGTGACGCTGGCGAAAGGAGTCACTCAACATTTGCCAAACGTGGAAGTTATCGGCTTCAGCGAACTGATGGTGCATTTCGCGCAACGCCAAAAAGCCAACATTCTGGTTCGCGGATTGCGCGCGGTTTCTGATTTTGAGTATGAGCTTCAACTCGCGAAAATGAACCACCATCTGATGCCGACATTAGAAAGCGTGTTTCTTATGCCCTCGGAAGAGTGGTCCTTTATTTCATCATCCCTGGTTAAGGAAGTTGCCCGTCACGGCGGCGATGTCTCACATTTTCTTCCCAAATCCATAGCTGCCGCGCTGAAAAAGAAACTGGCCTGA
- a CDS encoding glycosyltransferase family 2 protein, producing the protein MLELCLNKLHAAIKNKDECEILILDNASTDNTKDIINEFQRERRDISIKTIFNKKNTGLNGYITLFSKADAKYIVEVDDDVLEFPDDLDSIFDAYMEKFPEYGYLALDVIQNEHTDGAKPGAEYYTEIERDGMVIENGPTGGWCSCFKKEDVKIIPFLFKIFNKFDFNKGEDNFLCQTMKKRGKKFGIIKEIKCFHAAGPYYSKKFEQLNRDILKYKESGLNDYVNKYKEYL; encoded by the coding sequence ATGTTAGAATTATGCCTTAATAAATTGCATGCGGCGATTAAAAATAAAGATGAGTGTGAAATACTCATATTGGATAATGCTTCCACTGACAACACCAAAGACATCATAAATGAATTTCAAAGAGAAAGAAGAGATATTTCTATCAAAACCATATTTAATAAGAAAAACACTGGGCTAAATGGATATATAACACTTTTCTCAAAAGCCGATGCTAAATATATTGTTGAAGTTGATGATGATGTTTTAGAATTTCCGGATGATTTAGATTCCATATTCGACGCTTACATGGAAAAATTCCCTGAATATGGCTATCTCGCTTTAGACGTTATCCAGAATGAGCATACTGATGGAGCAAAACCCGGCGCGGAATATTATACCGAGATAGAGCGCGACGGAATGGTGATTGAAAATGGTCCGACTGGAGGATGGTGCTCATGCTTCAAAAAAGAGGATGTGAAGATAATACCGTTCTTATTTAAAATATTTAATAAATTTGATTTTAATAAAGGAGAAGATAACTTTTTATGTCAGACAATGAAAAAACGAGGTAAAAAATTCGGTATAATAAAAGAAATAAAATGTTTCCACGCCGCAGGCCCTTATTATTCAAAAAAATTTGAGCAGCTAAACAGAGACATCTTAAAATATAAAGAATCCGGACTAAATGACTATGTCAATAAATATAAAGAATACCTATAG
- the waaB gene encoding lipopolysaccharide 1,6-galactosyltransferase, protein MNILFVGEAVSGFGGIETVLKKVTGFLASDSETQNDYTLYFLCRDDRMDKTWLQGKHSVCHRSGIKISFLRRLSHAFALARYIKQNKPDVVIAFDSPSCRIASQAVQRSRETIPIISWLHYSLDHKKHSEQALCADYHFAISSGIKQQLINRGVPAERISVIFNPVTPQNSVIPRPASTESAVFIYVGRLKFEGQKRLKNMLDALAGLTGNWQCHFIGDGSDASICKEYAREQGIDNRVHWHGWQAAPWDYIQKNIKNVSAFIMSSAFEGLPMTLLEAMSYGIYCISSDCPSGPGDIIRNGINGQLYPPNSTVSLRDALQTIISQEPMPTAEQIKASIHHFYDETYYQTMKENIEAVIHHRTIR, encoded by the coding sequence ATGAATATACTTTTTGTTGGGGAAGCCGTTTCCGGGTTTGGCGGCATTGAAACCGTACTTAAAAAAGTGACCGGTTTTTTAGCAAGCGACAGCGAAACACAAAATGATTACACGCTGTACTTTCTGTGCCGAGATGATCGTATGGATAAAACCTGGTTACAGGGAAAACATAGCGTCTGTCACCGCTCGGGGATCAAAATATCCTTCCTACGGAGGCTCAGCCATGCTTTCGCGCTGGCCCGCTATATCAAGCAAAATAAGCCGGATGTGGTGATTGCCTTTGACTCGCCCTCCTGTCGTATTGCGTCGCAGGCCGTCCAACGTAGTCGGGAAACCATTCCTATTATATCGTGGCTGCATTATTCGCTCGATCACAAAAAACACTCCGAGCAGGCGCTTTGCGCTGACTATCACTTTGCAATCAGCTCTGGCATAAAACAGCAGCTAATAAACCGTGGCGTGCCCGCCGAACGTATTTCCGTGATTTTCAACCCGGTGACGCCGCAAAATAGCGTGATTCCCCGCCCCGCGAGTACGGAAAGCGCCGTCTTTATCTATGTGGGACGCCTGAAGTTTGAAGGGCAAAAACGGCTTAAAAATATGCTTGATGCGCTTGCTGGCCTGACGGGAAATTGGCAGTGCCATTTTATCGGCGATGGTTCTGATGCATCCATCTGTAAAGAATACGCCCGAGAACAAGGGATAGATAATCGTGTTCACTGGCATGGATGGCAGGCGGCGCCATGGGACTATATTCAAAAGAATATTAAAAATGTCTCCGCTTTCATCATGAGCTCCGCTTTCGAAGGGCTCCCGATGACGTTGCTTGAAGCCATGTCGTACGGCATATATTGCATCAGCAGCGACTGCCCGTCCGGCCCCGGAGATATCATCAGGAATGGCATTAACGGACAACTCTATCCGCCTAATTCGACGGTTTCTCTGCGCGATGCGTTGCAAACCATCATTAGTCAGGAGCCCATGCCGACAGCAGAACAAATAAAAGCCTCCATACACCATTTTTACGACGAGACTTACTACCAGACGATGAAAGAAAACATTGAAGCCGTTATTCACCATCGGACTATCCGCTAA
- the parS gene encoding type II RES/Xre toxin-antitoxin system antitoxin, translating to MTTSIFTPKSPDHAPKSLMVYLNLPEMAVDAHECITEGLNVSLLKDMADLIHLDEQQLYRMAGIDRTTYNRRVKSPEKRFSPEQSARIYLLARTIAAASQLFNGNSERMVEWLNKPAKGLGGKKPADLLSTPTGAEAVLTLIGQIEYGVIS from the coding sequence ATGACGACTTCTATCTTCACGCCCAAATCACCAGACCATGCGCCAAAATCGCTCATGGTTTATCTGAACCTACCAGAAATGGCCGTGGATGCTCATGAGTGCATTACGGAAGGGTTGAACGTGTCGCTGCTCAAAGACATGGCGGATCTGATACACCTTGATGAGCAACAGCTTTATCGTATGGCGGGTATCGACCGGACCACATACAACCGGCGGGTAAAAAGCCCGGAGAAACGGTTTTCTCCGGAGCAAAGCGCCCGTATTTATCTGCTCGCCCGGACGATTGCCGCAGCCAGTCAGCTGTTCAACGGCAATTCGGAACGAATGGTGGAATGGCTGAATAAACCAGCCAAGGGACTTGGGGGGAAAAAACCTGCCGACCTGCTTTCCACGCCAACGGGGGCGGAAGCCGTTCTGACGCTTATCGGTCAGATTGAGTACGGCGTTATCAGTTAA
- the waaA gene encoding lipid IV(A) 3-deoxy-D-manno-octulosonic acid transferase, with the protein MLQALYTVLLYLIQPLIWIRLWLRGRKAPAYRRRWSERYGFCAEKVKPDGIMLHSVSVGETLAAIPLVRALRHRYPNLPITVTTMTPTGSERVRSAFGDSVYHVYLPYDLPCALKRFFNQVRPKVVIIMETELWPNLIAELHQRKIPLVIANARLSARSAAGYKKIGGLTRQMLRRITLVAAQNQEDGERFIDLGLKRSSLAITGSLKFDISVTPELAARAVTLRRQWAPHRPVWIATSTHEGEEAIVLAAHRQLLANFPDLLLILVPRHPERFATTQALTQSLGFNYILRSSGEPPSADTQVIVGDTMGELMLLYGIADLAFVGGSLVERGGHNPLEAAAHAIPVLMGPHTFNFKDICNKLEQADGLITVTDTASLAKEVGNLLADEDYRRYYGRHAVEVLHQNQGALQKLLSLLEPYLPPRIH; encoded by the coding sequence ATGCTACAAGCCCTCTACACCGTTCTTTTGTACCTAATCCAACCATTGATATGGATTCGCCTGTGGTTGCGCGGACGTAAGGCTCCGGCATACCGCAGACGCTGGAGCGAGCGCTACGGTTTCTGCGCGGAGAAAGTAAAACCCGACGGCATCATGCTGCATTCCGTCTCCGTGGGCGAAACGCTGGCGGCTATCCCGTTGGTTAGGGCATTGCGGCATCGTTACCCTAACCTGCCGATCACCGTAACCACCATGACGCCAACCGGATCCGAACGCGTACGCTCGGCGTTCGGCGACTCGGTTTATCATGTTTATCTGCCCTATGATTTGCCCTGCGCCCTAAAGCGCTTCTTTAATCAGGTTCGCCCCAAGGTCGTCATCATCATGGAAACGGAACTATGGCCGAACCTGATTGCAGAACTACACCAGCGTAAAATTCCTTTGGTGATTGCCAACGCCCGTCTGTCGGCGCGTTCCGCCGCCGGCTACAAGAAAATAGGGGGCTTAACCCGCCAGATGCTGCGGCGTATCACCTTGGTGGCGGCGCAAAATCAGGAAGACGGGGAACGTTTTATCGATCTCGGTCTAAAGCGATCGAGCCTGGCGATCACCGGCAGCCTCAAGTTTGATATTTCCGTTACCCCGGAACTGGCCGCCCGCGCCGTGACGCTTCGGCGTCAATGGGCGCCGCACCGGCCGGTCTGGATCGCAACCAGCACTCACGAAGGCGAGGAAGCCATTGTTTTAGCGGCCCATCGCCAGTTGCTGGCTAACTTTCCCGATCTGCTGCTGATCCTGGTTCCCCGCCATCCTGAGCGTTTCGCCACGACGCAAGCGCTGACGCAAAGCCTGGGGTTCAACTATATCTTGCGAAGCAGCGGCGAACCGCCATCCGCCGACACGCAGGTGATTGTCGGCGACACCATGGGCGAACTCATGTTGTTATACGGCATCGCCGATCTGGCGTTTGTCGGCGGCAGTCTGGTCGAACGCGGCGGGCACAATCCGCTGGAGGCCGCCGCTCACGCCATCCCCGTGCTGATGGGGCCGCATACTTTTAACTTTAAAGATATCTGCAACAAACTTGAGCAAGCAGACGGCCTGATTACGGTTACCGATACCGCCTCACTGGCCAAAGAAGTTGGAAATCTGCTCGCCGATGAAGACTACCGCCGTTATTATGGCCGACACGCCGTTGAGGTATTACATCAGAATCAAGGGGCTCTGCAGAAGTTACTTTCATTACTGGAACCTTATCTGCCGCCCCGGATTCACTAA
- a CDS encoding O-antigen ligase family protein, with product MYRVENSDVSGVYRAYHNVDKILLLGSMCILLAIQLPTRDKITKPLLTAIHIIPGILLLYFYFTPDNGRFTLSDGIPTTSGYMMTFIGIVIAQATLLKKTVKRVNLFLLNYAIFFILIILTETRAAILAFPLLNIILLYPCITNERKIDFNLIKKFVIVSITCLILCHNTINTRANNMFSDLKRYDSSDSHSSVGARIAMYKTGIVSFLDAPWGQSAESRAMSIQQQTEKNRSLSGASQYTEVHLHNELIETLSLKGIFGGVALFIFYVSLIYVSLFFIKDYAVISLSLSLMIYGLSDVIFYEKNISIVWILTYCLSIVLAKSKNERSVNSTEDSK from the coding sequence ATGTACCGGGTAGAAAACAGCGATGTATCAGGAGTATATCGCGCTTATCACAATGTAGATAAGATATTACTTCTGGGTTCAATGTGTATACTCCTTGCAATTCAATTACCTACAAGAGATAAAATAACCAAGCCATTGCTCACTGCAATACATATAATCCCTGGCATATTATTACTGTATTTTTATTTTACCCCTGACAATGGAAGATTCACGCTATCTGATGGCATACCGACAACGTCTGGTTATATGATGACGTTCATCGGAATTGTGATTGCACAAGCGACTCTTTTAAAGAAAACAGTAAAAAGGGTTAACCTTTTCCTGCTAAATTATGCCATCTTTTTCATTTTAATAATCCTCACGGAAACCCGGGCGGCAATATTAGCATTTCCTTTGTTAAACATAATATTATTATACCCCTGCATTACGAATGAAAGAAAAATAGATTTCAACCTAATCAAAAAATTCGTAATAGTCAGTATTACCTGTCTGATTTTATGCCATAACACAATTAATACCAGAGCAAACAATATGTTTTCAGATCTGAAAAGATATGATTCATCAGATAGCCACTCATCCGTTGGCGCACGTATCGCCATGTACAAAACAGGTATCGTCAGTTTTCTGGATGCGCCATGGGGACAATCAGCCGAATCAAGAGCGATGAGTATTCAACAACAGACTGAAAAAAATCGTTCCTTGTCTGGGGCATCGCAATATACCGAGGTTCATTTACATAATGAACTCATTGAGACACTCTCGCTGAAAGGAATTTTTGGTGGCGTTGCCTTATTTATATTTTATGTTTCATTGATTTATGTTTCTTTATTTTTTATAAAAGATTATGCAGTTATATCACTATCATTATCACTAATGATTTATGGTTTAAGTGACGTTATTTTTTATGAAAAAAATATATCTATAGTATGGATTCTTACCTATTGCCTTAGCATTGTGCTAGCGAAAAGTAAAAATGAAAGATCCGTAAATAGTACCGAAGACTCGAAATAA
- the rfaP gene encoding lipopolysaccharide core heptose(I) kinase RfaP, with translation MIELKEPFASLWKNSDPFKEIDKLDGDIFRALESRRTLRFTVGDNAYFIKIHRGTSLKEALKNLISLRLPVLGADREWNAIHRLAELGVDTMKGVGFGQRGLNPLRRHSFIITEDLNPAISLEDYCANWLEKPPSAREKRRLIQRVAEMVRKMHAGGVNHRDCYICHFLLHLPYNPDGNALKISVIDLHRAQIREKVPTRWRNKDLIGLYYSSLNIGLTAKDLLWFLKIYFDHQPLRTILKQEQRLLHEARIKAEKIRERTERKAL, from the coding sequence ATGATTGAATTAAAAGAGCCCTTCGCTTCACTGTGGAAAAACAGCGATCCCTTTAAAGAAATCGATAAACTCGACGGCGACATATTTCGCGCGCTTGAAAGCCGCCGAACCCTACGTTTTACCGTGGGTGATAACGCTTATTTTATAAAAATACACCGCGGCACTTCGCTGAAAGAAGCGCTTAAGAACCTGATTTCATTAAGGCTACCGGTATTGGGCGCCGATCGCGAATGGAATGCTATCCACCGTTTGGCTGAGTTGGGCGTCGATACCATGAAAGGCGTCGGTTTTGGTCAACGCGGATTAAACCCATTGCGCCGTCACTCTTTTATTATCACGGAAGATCTTAATCCCGCGATCAGTCTGGAAGATTACTGCGCGAATTGGCTGGAAAAGCCGCCGTCAGCGAGAGAAAAGCGACGCCTCATCCAGCGGGTCGCGGAAATGGTCAGAAAGATGCACGCGGGCGGCGTCAACCACCGGGACTGCTATATCTGTCATTTCTTACTGCATCTGCCATATAACCCGGACGGTAACGCGCTGAAAATATCGGTGATTGATTTGCACCGTGCTCAAATAAGGGAAAAGGTTCCTACGCGCTGGCGCAATAAAGATCTTATCGGCTTGTACTATTCGTCGCTTAATATCGGGTTAACAGCAAAAGATCTGCTTTGGTTCCTGAAGATCTACTTTGATCATCAGCCATTGCGTACCATTTTGAAGCAGGAACAGCGTTTGCTTCATGAAGCCCGTATTAAAGCAGAGAAAATACGCGAGCGAACAGAACGCAAGGCGTTGTAA
- the rfaQ gene encoding lipopolysaccharide core heptosyltransferase RfaQ has product MLLTTPLFSTLKANYPNAKIDVLLYEDTIPILSENKDIHHLYGIKRKEKSTISAIRNILKLIFTLRKNHYDLIINLTDQWPIAQLLRFVTSSRKISLNFPHRQSFLWTSCFDEIIKPEGSHVVEQMLSILKPLNITTLKTKTVMAYDVQHWEEIHNRLIQLNADKKYVVIQPTARQIFKCWDNDKFAEVINNIQSCGWNVILTSGPGQEDRQCIKSIADLCQPPPITEFAGKTTFPQLAALIDHAELFIGVDSAPMHMAAALETPIVCLFGATDHQFWRPWCDNKIIIWAGDYQTMPQRHDLDRKYKYLSCIPAKDVTEAAMKMLSGNTLASQTETSQFSAKL; this is encoded by the coding sequence ATGCTGCTCACCACACCGTTGTTCAGCACGCTGAAAGCCAACTATCCGAACGCGAAAATCGATGTATTGTTGTATGAAGATACCATTCCTATTTTATCCGAGAATAAAGATATTCATCACTTATATGGCATAAAAAGGAAAGAAAAGTCGACAATTAGCGCTATTAGGAATATTTTAAAGCTAATTTTTACTCTTAGAAAAAATCATTATGACCTGATTATTAACCTGACGGATCAATGGCCTATCGCACAACTACTGCGATTCGTAACATCATCCAGAAAAATAAGCCTAAATTTTCCTCATCGCCAATCTTTTTTATGGACAAGCTGTTTTGATGAAATCATAAAGCCTGAAGGTTCTCATGTGGTTGAACAGATGCTTTCCATACTCAAACCGTTGAATATAACAACGTTAAAAACCAAAACGGTTATGGCTTATGATGTTCAACATTGGGAAGAAATACATAACCGACTTATCCAGCTGAATGCTGATAAAAAATATGTCGTTATACAACCAACGGCACGCCAAATATTTAAATGTTGGGATAATGATAAGTTTGCTGAAGTTATTAATAACATCCAGTCCTGCGGATGGAACGTTATTTTGACTTCTGGTCCCGGTCAAGAAGATCGGCAATGTATAAAATCTATTGCAGATTTATGCCAGCCCCCTCCCATAACTGAATTCGCCGGAAAAACCACTTTCCCTCAGTTGGCGGCATTAATAGATCACGCGGAACTATTTATTGGCGTTGATTCCGCTCCGATGCATATGGCCGCCGCGCTGGAAACGCCGATAGTGTGTCTGTTTGGCGCAACGGATCACCAGTTCTGGCGTCCCTGGTGTGATAATAAAATTATTATTTGGGCTGGAGATTACCAAACCATGCCGCAACGCCACGATCTGGACAGAAAATATAAATATCTATCCTGTATTCCAGCTAAAGATGTTACTGAAGCAGCGATGAAGATGCTATCTGGAAATACGCTAGCATCCCAAACAGAAACATCTCAATTTTCGGCAAAACTATGA
- a CDS encoding glycosyltransferase family 4 protein, with protein MILAFCLYKYFPFGGLQRDFLRIAAACQARGHHIRVYTQSWEGPLVDGLELIKVPVRKHTNHSRNKEYYQWVRQHMQQNPVDRVVGFNKMPGLDFYYAADVCYAEKVAQEKGFLYRLTARYKHYAAFEKAVFERNSRTKMLMLTHRQIDDFKKHYGTQDERFIILPPGISPDRKYGPDASQVKSRFRLEQQIPDDSRVVLQVGSDFNRKGVERSLHAIASLPAADRKQTVFLVVGQDKPDRYQKIAAQLGIGSQVRFFSGRNDIPDFMAAADVLIHPAHQEAAGIVLLEATTAGLPVIVTEVCGYAFYINRANAGVVIKEPYRQADLNNALQHALTHPDVLAQWAANARHFADTEDLYSLPEKAAALITGEQQ; from the coding sequence ATGATCCTCGCATTTTGTTTATACAAATACTTCCCGTTCGGCGGATTACAGCGGGATTTCTTACGCATTGCAGCGGCCTGTCAGGCGCGAGGGCATCACATTCGCGTATATACCCAATCATGGGAAGGTCCGCTGGTTGACGGCTTGGAACTCATTAAGGTTCCTGTGCGCAAGCATACCAACCATTCGCGTAATAAAGAGTATTACCAGTGGGTACGGCAGCATATGCAGCAAAACCCGGTCGATCGGGTTGTTGGCTTTAACAAAATGCCGGGGCTGGACTTTTACTACGCGGCCGATGTTTGCTACGCCGAAAAGGTTGCGCAGGAAAAAGGGTTTTTATACCGCTTAACCGCGCGTTATAAACATTACGCCGCTTTTGAAAAAGCCGTTTTTGAGCGTAACAGCCGCACCAAAATGCTGATGTTAACCCACCGTCAGATTGACGATTTCAAAAAGCATTACGGCACTCAGGACGAACGCTTCATTATTTTACCACCGGGTATTTCGCCCGATCGTAAATATGGCCCGGACGCGAGTCAGGTTAAAAGCAGATTCAGACTTGAACAACAGATCCCTGACGATAGCCGGGTTGTGCTGCAAGTCGGTTCCGATTTCAACCGCAAAGGCGTTGAACGCAGCCTTCATGCCATCGCCAGCCTGCCGGCGGCGGACAGAAAGCAGACTGTTTTTCTGGTCGTCGGACAGGATAAGCCGGATCGCTACCAAAAAATCGCCGCACAGTTAGGCATAGGTTCACAGGTCCGTTTCTTTTCCGGCCGTAACGATATCCCGGATTTTATGGCCGCGGCCGATGTGCTGATCCATCCTGCTCACCAGGAAGCGGCGGGCATCGTATTACTGGAGGCAACCACCGCCGGACTGCCGGTTATCGTCACCGAGGTCTGCGGTTACGCCTTTTATATTAATCGGGCAAATGCCGGGGTAGTGATTAAAGAACCCTACCGCCAGGCGGATCTGAATAATGCATTGCAGCACGCGCTGACGCATCCCGACGTACTCGCGCAGTGGGCGGCCAACGCCCGGCATTTTGCAGATACCGAAGATTTATACAGCTTGCCAGAAAAAGCGGCAGCGCTTATCACAGGTGAGCAGCAATGA
- a CDS encoding RES family NAD+ phosphorylase has product MAELSFYRLVKQRYAATAFDGYGARTYGGRWNSPGRSCVYLGSTKALCVLESLVHLELEDIAQGYCMLKILVPEELVSSLDGNALPDDWQSDPAPHSTQRIGDEWLGNPANGLVLQVPSTITGEWNALLNITHPAAALALNSVTTESFFIDPRLIRQG; this is encoded by the coding sequence ATGGCCGAGCTAAGCTTCTATCGATTAGTAAAACAACGGTATGCGGCAACGGCCTTTGATGGATATGGCGCAAGAACTTACGGCGGACGCTGGAATTCCCCAGGAAGGAGTTGCGTTTATCTTGGCAGCACTAAGGCACTGTGCGTTTTGGAGAGTCTGGTACACCTCGAACTCGAAGATATCGCCCAGGGATACTGTATGCTGAAAATTCTGGTTCCCGAGGAGCTTGTCTCTTCGCTGGATGGCAATGCGCTGCCGGATGACTGGCAGAGCGACCCCGCCCCCCACTCCACGCAACGCATTGGCGACGAATGGCTCGGCAATCCGGCGAATGGCCTTGTGCTGCAGGTTCCCAGCACCATTACCGGCGAGTGGAATGCGTTGCTTAATATAACCCATCCTGCGGCGGCGCTTGCGCTTAACTCCGTTACAACAGAGAGCTTTTTTATCGATCCACGCCTGATTCGGCAGGGATAA